The DNA window ACTTGTAACAAGAGGTGTCCTTGTTATGTTAACAATGTTATTTCTGGACGGCAGTGTTTGGGGGATTTTAAGTTGTTATGTTTAAGTTGTTATGCTTTTTTCCTCTTACccgtatttttgttttcactttcagATGATAAACATGGATTGGTAATGCAGTAGAAAAGCCCTACCAGGATCTTCAAGGAGAACCCTAATGACAATGTCTCACTGATGCACACCATTATCTCACTAGGACCAGAAGTAAACAACAGTTAAAACGCACTcatactgaagcctgcgcacctagagcccgtgctccacaacgagaagccactacaatgagaagactgcacactgcaacagagtagcccccgctctcaactagagaaagcccgtgcacagcaacgaagacccaatgcagccaaaaataaatacataattaaaaaaataaaaagcactcaTAAGCCAAGCACTAGCATACCTCATTTCATCCTTATAACTATCCTATGTGTTAGACAGTATCCCTACTTTAAAAATGGAGACAGGTGGCTTAAGGAGGTTAAATAACTTCCCCAAGGACCCTTTACTAGCATATGGCAGAAATCAGGTTCTGACTGTAGGTTATGTGACAACAGAAACTGAGCCGTTAACGTCTATGCTGTGCCACCTCCAATGCAGGAAATATCTATTACCTCTTCTCTACAAAACAACTTAGTTCTTCATTTTACCTTTCCCTTCTAAACCCATGGGCCAAGAGTAACCCAAAAAAACAGACTTCTTAAAATGAGAGTTacagaattccctggaggtccaatggttaggattccacgcttccactgcagggggcagtggttcgatccctggttggggaactaagatcccacttgctgcagggctcagccaaaaaataaaaataaaaaaataaaatgacagttaAATTCACTATTTACCCACTTGTTTTCACCAAACCAATGAACCAAAAAGGAAAATGCATTTGGAATATACAATTTCTTTTATTCCAAAAGTACTAAAATTTTAGTATGACCAAGAAggataaaatattaggaaaaaacaaaacaatgaaaaattagaGTTCAAATTATATTCCACCCTGTAAGTACAAAAGGTaataatgtgaaaaacaaaaactgaggtgTTTTTTAGAAGTTAAATTACTCATCATGTTAAACTGTGTTAGACAGCTTTTTTTTGCAACAACTGATATGGGTCACTTGGATCACATCCCACCCGGAAAGTGGGAAGGGGTTCATTGTGTTGTGCACATATGAAATGCAACCACTTGGTTCTCCAACAAGATACAATACACATGTCAGAAAGGTCCCATCAAAAATAAGAAAggcggagcttccctggtggtgcagtggttgggagtccgcctgccgatgcaggggacacgggttcgtgccccggtccaggaagatcccacatgccgcagtgcggctaggcccgtgagccatggccgctgagcctgcgtgtccggagcctgtgctccgcaacgggagaggccacagcagtgagaggcccgcataccgcaaaaaaaaaaaaaaattaagaaaggcacaaaatatctaagaataaacttaaGGAATGTGCTTAAGTTTATTAAACTTATTAAACAAGTGAAAAGCACTACCAAATTCTAGTAAGGGACACAGATCAATAAATGGAGTAATTCTTGGGTTTTTAGACAGGAAAACTCCATATTAAAATGAATGCAATTTTCCCTAAATTAGTCTAATAATGTAATGCAATACCAATCAAAAGCCACTGTTTGTTCATTGGtttaattgaaaaaacaaatccaaattcaTCTTGGGACAAAAATgtgagaaattcttagaaatttttgaaaaagattaAGGAGGAGAGGTGAATAGgggcaagagaggagaggagaaggagggtCTAATCCCATCAAATTATAAAACCAAATAACAGTGATTGAAGCAGAATAGTGCtatcacagaaacagagaaaccAACCAGATAGGAATCCGAATGGCAGGCAGCATCTCATAATCATGGGGAAAAGATGAATTAATCAATAAATAGTATTAGAACTACCAAGTAAATCTTTTGTTCACAGCTGAAATTCATTTTGGTGTAAAGAATGTAGGaatctgggcttccttggtggcgcagtggttgagagtccgcctgccaatgcaggggacacgggttcgtgccccggtccgggaagatcccacatgccgtggagcggctgggcccgtgagctatggccactgagcctgcgcgtccggagcctgtgctccgcaacaggagaggccacaacagtgagaggcccgcgtaccgcaaaaaaaaaaaaagtagaaatccaTCTTTAGTTTTTTCCAAACACCTACATGTAAAAATAACACATTAATAGTCTAGAAAATAGggctgaatatttttataaacttgaAATGGGAACAAGCTTTAAGTATTTATGCTAATATCAATACATgaccataaacattttaaaataaagtggcaGCCACCCCATAATTCCTTTAGAACTTTTATGCCCTAATGAACATGTATGTCTTAAACATGTAAGTAGCAAACTATACTCACTCTTCTGGAAGCTGCTTTTTTATATTcaatacatggattttttttcctaagtcaATTCAAAACAATCTAGTGGTCCATTAAATTGATCTGCCATATTTTAACCAATTCCCTGCTAATggccatttgttaatttttagcTCTCTAAATAATGTTACAATTAAAACCCTCAATATATCCTTGTTCTAGTGTTTCCTTAGAACACACTtgctaaaattcaaatttctgagggaactccctggcggtccagtggttaggattccgtgcttccactgccgagggcaagagttcgatccctggtcaggggactatgATCCTgcaagccaaaaattaaaaaccaaaaacattttcaaatttctgggtcaaaggacACTAAAACCTGCAGATTTTCACTTATGAATTTGGTTATCTATATTTACGAGATTTTAATGTTTATGGAGTCAAATTGGTATATTTTTATTGCTTCTGAGTTTCCTATCATGCTTTAAAATGTCTTAACAATATGAGATTATAAAAATGGTCTTTTTTTAACAGCTTAAGCTATGATTCACATACCACAAAATTCATCCTCTTAAAAGtctacaattcagtgggtttttaTATATTCAGAGCTGTACAACCATTACCATtacctaattccagaacatctACATCACTCCACAAAACAACTCTGTATGTATTAGCAATTACTCCttattccccacccccaccccctggcaaccattaatctactttttatctctatgtaTTCGCCTACTCTGAAcatttcaaatcaatagaatcatatggtatgtagccttttgtgtctgacttctttcacttagcatgttttcaaggttcacccaaaCTGaaatatatcagtacttcattcctttttatggcagaataatattccattgtatagatataccaaaattttattcatctattcatcagttgatggacatttaggtttttttccactttttcgctactatgaataatgatgctatgaatatttgtgtgcaagtttttgcttatctgtatgTTTCTAattagttaactttttttttaattagttaactTTTCAATCCACCTGGAACATATTGTGATACAggaatctgtttcttttccttccaaaaCAGCTAATCTGAGTACAGAATCCTAGACTTTCCTACCCTccctgaaattttttaaagttgtcttGTACAAACATAACACTACTGTTGTTGCAAAGCATTCAACTTGGTTTTGAAGGGAGTAACTTTCTGAACAAATACTGCATCAGTTTATGcaatatttgataaaaatatgaaacacaAAAGTAAATTTTGATGAGTACAATGGgctcttaataaatatataaatacaaaatgagCATAATGTACAGTTATATTAGAGAAGAGCCAGCATTCAGGACACCACAGAATATTGGCTAACACTACTAAGTCAATTAAGGGAGCATATACCATGCTGATCATCCTATACTGATTCCTATTCTGATTGCTCTATTAATCCTGATTACTCGAGTTTAGTTCAATTTGTCTCTTCCATTGTATTGGCTTTCTCCAGATGTTTGGTGATAGATTACAGGCTCATCTCTACTTGAATAACCTGCAGGTGGAGGGAAGGCTGTGATGGGCAGTAGCTTTTGCTCTGCCTTGAACTATTTTCAATGTGGGGATGCTAAGAACCCCCAAAACAGTTCTTCTGGAAAGGGTTGTTCTTCATTCTTGCCAGGCATTATAAGTAAtgaggcaggaggagaggggaatgTCCTGCCTCTCCACACCAATCTCCTATTCTTAGAATTtcaatgctatatgtcaattatatctcaataaaattggggtggggggagaaatttCAGCTTGATAGCAGATATCCTCCTTGCTGATATATGGCACAGGCAGGGAGAGATGCTTTTGTGGAGATTTTCCAACTACTCGGTCTTTTACCATGggtctcccctttcctctccaccTCCACCATCTCCAGAAATGGTACACCCTCAGTGTTGCACCATTTTCCTGCACTAATCTTCCTTCTGTCACTGGGGCTCCCCTCTGGATCTTCCCTCTACTTTATGCCTTGTTAGTTTCTCAGTTTTTGATCTACCAAAACTCTCCTTGTTTTTGAGTATAGAGATACATAcgttttaaatatgtttttcataATTTCTATGGGTTTGGTAGGAGGAAGAAGAGATTCCATGGGCTTACTTCATCCTCTTAAACCTACTATTGGTTTCTGACAGATATTCtttactaagtgaaggaagtttTCTTTATTCCTAGTTTCAAAGAGATTTAAACACAAAGGAAGCTAAGCTTTATTACCAGGCTTTCAGTACTTGCTGAGATaccatgatttttctcttttagccTATTAAATTAACTACATTACAGATCACTAAATGTGAATTCTGTAAAAAATTCCTGTCTTCACGTTATGCTACAGTTTTACTATAGAACATAGTcaatttatcaactttttttgGAAGtgctacatatatatttgtaagttAATTGGTATTTGTGGGTAAATGCTAACTTTTTCAGATTTATGAATCATGGTTCTGCTAACCTCATAGTAGGGAAATTTGTCTTCATTCTAGGACAgcataaacaacagaagtttttttaaaaagattttctagGACTCTGTCATTTTGTGGGGAAAAGTTTTTTATACATACTTAATGGTTGAAAAAGCGAAGTGTTCACAATTGTTTAAACCACCAAGAAGTAACTCTCCTAACTCCCCAGAAAAAGCCATTTGTAACAATTTGATGTATCTGTCCAGATATGTCCTATACaaatgcatgtgcacacatatatacatgtactcATTATGTGCACATGTATCTTTTAACAAAACGGCCTCCTTCTgttttgcaacttgcttttttcactttttgaatttttctttaatagcTTCATGGTATACTGCCTGGATATGCTGTAATTTATAGGTCCATAAAAACACTTGCTTTGGTTGTCCTCAGTGTTTTACTACCAAGACAATACTATAAGTAATGTCcctgtataaatatatttgtactcTTTTATATCTTGGCTAAATTGCAAGAAGGGGAATGGGTCAAAGACTGATACTGCCATATTATCTTCCAGAAGTGTTTATACCAAATGACTTCATGGGGCAGATTTTGACAAGAAGACTTTAAAGCACTATGTAAAAACTTGAAGCCATaaagtaaatacaaataaattttactaTGTAAGAATTGAAATTTTCTGTTAAGCAAAAATGTCATACACAAAGTCGGGGTACTGAGGGCTTTTAccaaaatttaacatctttaaaaCTAGGCCGGGGGAGGCAGGCTCAGACAGCCCAAGGAGCTGCCGCCGCCCTTCGAGCCCTCCTTGCCGACACTATGCTCCAGTTCTTGCTTGCATTTACTCTTGGCAATGTGGTGGGAATGTATCTGGCTCAGAACTACAACATacttgaagaaattaaaaaggatgTGGACGCCAAGAAGAAACCCCCTAGTTCATGAGGCCGACTCTAGCACCACTGCCTCCTGGATAAACTGATTCTACTGTTCTTGAGGGCCTCCTTTACCATctgaaacaaaagcttttgttttcatCTCCAGCCTCAGCAATTTTCTTCTTTACTAGACCCTGCATTGCCTTACAGCACAAATGGGGCCACAAGTTAAGAACAACCCTTACTTTTCCAACATCCtcacttcttcccttcctccttccagccACTTGGGAGGTCCTGAGAATGGAATTATGGTGCTAGATTAGTAAACATGACCTTTAATTAGTAGTTTCTCCCTTATTCTTTGGGATTTCTACTAccgttttcaaaagaaaaaatgatgagtTTTGTATAGCTGATGAGATATAAATAATGCTGATTTTACAGTCTAGCAATTATACTGGGTGTTTAAACCTTTGGTACTAAATTATGTTGTTTCAAAGtagtaactaaaatg is part of the Mesoplodon densirostris isolate mMesDen1 chromosome 5, mMesDen1 primary haplotype, whole genome shotgun sequence genome and encodes:
- the LOC132491284 gene encoding short transmembrane mitochondrial protein 1-like codes for the protein MLQFLLAFTLGNVVGMYLAQNYNILEEIKKDVDAKKKPPSS